The following proteins are encoded in a genomic region of Anolis carolinensis isolate JA03-04 unplaced genomic scaffold, rAnoCar3.1.pri scaffold_12, whole genome shotgun sequence:
- the glod5 gene encoding glyoxalase domain-containing protein 5, producing the protein MQPSLVLQGGLTFAGSRCQPNLPGVGLRPQEMLSRRAPRLLTLHRSFQVRISQAMSQGGNSAALPPPCRGLILGMDHVVMTVRSIADTAAFYSKVLGMEVVSFKGNRKALHFGNQKINLHEAGKEFEPKALHPTPGSLDICFITEMPLETLMEHLKACGVKIEEGPVSRTGAMGPIRSVYFRDPDQNLLEISNYIKS; encoded by the exons ATGCAACCAAGTCTGGTTCTCCAGGGAGGGCTGACCTTTGCTGGAAGCAGGTGCCAGCCAAACCTGCCAGGTGTTGGACTCCGCCCCCAGGAAATGCTGAGCCGAAGGGCACCCCGACTGCTGACTTTGCACCGCTCTTTCCAG GTTCGCATTTCTCAGGCTATGTCTCAAGGAGGGAACAGTGCCGCCCTGCCACCTCCTTGCCGTGGGCTCATCCTTGGCATGGACCACGTGGTGATGACTGTGAGGAGCATTGCAGACACTGCGGCCTTCTACTCCAAGGTGCTGGGCATGGAGGTGGTCTCCTTCAAG GGAAACCGCAAAGCCTTGCATTTTGGGAACCAGAAGATCAACCTCCATGAAGCAGGGAAGGAATTTGAACCCAAAGCCCTGCATCCGACGCCAGGCTCCTTGGACATCTGCTTCATCACGGAAATGCCTCTGGAGACACTCATGGAGCACTTGAAG GCATGTGGGGTCAAAATTGAAGAAGGTCCAGTGTCCAGAACAGGGGCAATGGGCCCAATAAGGTCCGTTTACTTCCGAGATCCTGACCAGAACCTTCTGGAAATCTCTAACTACATAAAGAGTTAG
- the LOC100567429 gene encoding cis-aconitate decarboxylase: MVYTTLKSSQKVFAASRQAHKVAAKVNTTYTIFSPFAALERVAPEETVTGTFATFIHGISSDLLSEMVRHRSKRMILDSIGVGLVGSTTHVFDIALHFCQDTFSSSPVSSVYGRKGLKMSPPLAAFANGVASHSMDFDDTWHPATHPSGAVLPALLAASQMLPASARPSGRDFLLAFNVGIEVQGRLLRFSREASNIPKRFHPPSVVGTLGSAAATAKLLSLDAARCGHALAIAASLAGAPMANAATSAKPFHVGNATRLGLEAALLASRGIEANPRILDDVPGCAGFSAFYGDYNPRPLALRPEGHKFLLEEQDIAFKSFPAHLGMHWTAEAALSARNLLVNHYGHFSPSDVRTIILRVPVSKYINRPFPESEHEARHSFQFNACTALLDGEVGISSFHDHQIQRPELAQLLSKVAVEHPEDNPASFEKMYAEVALVLQNGDVLTGRCDTFYGHWRRPLSRESLLRKFRSNASQVLPEDKAESIIQMVDDLESLPDGALLASCL, encoded by the exons ATGGTCTACACAACCCTGAAG aGCTCCCAGAAAGTCTTCGCTGCCTCCAGACAGGCTCACAAAGTGGCCGCCAAAG taaatacaacaTATACCATCTTTTCTCCATTTGCAGCCCTGGAGAGGGTTGCTCCAGAGGAGACGGTCACCGGCACCTTCGCCACCTTCATTCATGGTATCAGCTCCGACCTCCTGTCCGAAATGGTGCGCCACCGGAGCAAGCGCATGATCTTGGACAGCATTGGGGTGGGGCTGGTGGGCAGCACGACCCACGTGTTCGACATCGCCCTTCACTTTTGCCAG GACACCTTCTCTTCCAGCCCAGTGAGCTCCGTTTATGGGAGGAAAGGTCTCAAGATGTCTCCTCCTCTGGCTGCGTTTGCCAACGGAGTGGCG TCCCACTCCATGGACTTTGACGACACCTggcacccggccactcacccTTCGGGGGCTGTCCTGCCAGCCCTCCTGGCTGCTTCCCAGATGCTGCCGGCCTCCGCCAGGCCCTCCGGCCGCGACTTCCTCCTAGCCTTCAACGTGGGCATCGAGGTACAGGGACGGCTCCTGCGCTTCTCCCGGGAGGCCAGCAACATCCCAAAGAG GTTCCACCCTCCCTCGGTGGTGGGCACCCTGGGCAGCGCTGCAGCGACCGCCAAGCTCCTCTCCCTCGATGCTGCCCGGTGCGGCCATGCTTTGGCCATCGCGGCCTCATTGGCTGGGGCACCCATGGCCAACGCTGCTACCTCGGCCAAGCCCTTCCACGTCGGGAATGCCACACGCCTGGGGCTGGAGGCTGCCTTGCTGGCCTCCCGGGGGATCGAGGCCAATCCGCGCATCCTGGACGACGTCCCTGGCTGTGCCGGGTTTAGCGCTTTCTATGGCGACTACAATCCCAGGCCACTGGCGCTGCGGCCCGAGGGCCACAAATTCCTCCTTGAGGAGCAGGACATTGCCTTCAAGAGCTTCCCGGCCCACCTGGGCATGCACTGGACGGCGGAAGCCGCCCTCTCCGCCAGGAACCTCTTGGTCAATCATTATGGGCACTTCTCTCCCTCGGACGTCCGCACCATCATCCTGAGGGTCCCTGTCTCCAAGTACATCAATCGTCCCTTCCCGGAATCGGAACACGAGGCCCGGCACTCCTTCCAGTTCAATGCCTGCACAGCCCTCTTGGATGGCGAGGTGGGCATCTCCTCCTTCCATGACCACCAGATCCAGCGCCCGGAGCTGGCCCAGCTCCTCTCCAAGGTGGCGGTGGAGCACCCAGAGGACAACCCGGCCAGCTTTGAGAAGATGTACGCGGAGGTGGCTCTGGTCCTGCAGAATGGGGACGTCCTGACGGGGCGATGTGACACCTTCTACGGCCACTGGAGGAGGCCACTGAGCAGGGAGTCGCTCCTGAGGAAGTTCCGATCCAACGCTTCCCAGGTGCTTCCCGAAGACAAGGCCGAGAGCATCATCCAAATGGTGGACGACCTGGAGAGCCTCCCTGACGGCGCATTGCTGGCCTCTTGCTTGTAG